A window of Malania oleifera isolate guangnan ecotype guangnan chromosome 5, ASM2987363v1, whole genome shotgun sequence contains these coding sequences:
- the LOC131155020 gene encoding NADH dehydrogenase [ubiquinone] iron-sulfur protein 5-B-like isoform X1, which produces MASGWGITGNKGRCYDFWTDFSECMSRCREPKDCSLLREDYLECLHHSKEFQRRNRIYKEEQRQIRAAARKAKEGGDDVGKSHA; this is translated from the exons ATGGCGTCAGGGTGGGGGATCACGGGGAACAAAGGGAGGTGCTACGATTTCTGGACGGACTTCAGTGAGTGCATGTCTCGTTGCAGGGAGCCCAAGGACTGCTCTCTCCTCAGGGAAGACTACCTCGAGTGCCTCCACCACTCCAAGGAG TTTCAACGAAGGAATCGGATTTACAAGGAGGAGCAGCGTCAAATAAGAGCAGCTGCACGAAAGGCCAAGGAAGGTGGAGATGATGTCGGAAAGAGTCATGCTTAG
- the LOC131155020 gene encoding NADH dehydrogenase [ubiquinone] iron-sulfur protein 5-B-like isoform X2, with protein MASGWGITGNKGRCYDFWTDFSECMSRCREPKDCSLLREDYLECLHHSKEKPEVSIKA; from the exons ATGGCGTCAGGGTGGGGGATCACGGGGAACAAAGGGAGGTGCTACGATTTCTGGACGGACTTCAGTGAGTGCATGTCTCGTTGCAGGGAGCCCAAGGACTGCTCTCTCCTCAGGGAAGACTACCTCGAGTGCCTCCACCACTCCAAGGAG AAGCCAGAAGTTTCCATCAAAGCTTGA